One genomic window of Amphiura filiformis chromosome 3, Afil_fr2py, whole genome shotgun sequence includes the following:
- the LOC140147993 gene encoding uncharacterized protein, which produces MTISMYLVIFAFLIKLVIVYACKDMDTSQRYTIIWEDNEHKTWQDAQDYCLSKSGNLATIETQEELDYIAGQSSELYNKDFWIGLNDIENEGTLQWVGAPESNVSNFEWSTGESNHLTKDCVHLKNGGQLLNYASCIDDSKGFICEATHRCKSDYYAIDPNRHLVNHVIRSFVCESMMACAKHCLSENNCLSLNFYQETTSGLSMCDLNSENHLSRPDDFVYMYDTLSTYAAPLLS; this is translated from the exons ATGACAATAAGCATGTACTTGGTGATTTTTGCCTTCTTGATTAAGTTGGTCATCGTCTACG CTTGTAAAGACATGGATACATCTCAACGATATACGATTATATGGGAGGATAATGAGCACAAGACATGGCAAGATGCACAGGACTATTGCCTATCTAAAAGCGGAAACCTTGCTACCATAGAAACGCAAGAAGAACTAGATTATATTGCAGGACAAAGTTCGGAATTGTACAATAAGGACTTTTGGATTGGTCTTAACGACATCGAAAACGAAG GTACTTTGCAGTGGGTGGGCGCACCAGAGAGCAACGTGTCAAATTTTGAGTGGAGTACGGGTGAATCGAATCACTTAACCAAAGATTGTGTTCATCTCAAAAATGGTGGACAGCTTCTGAATTATGCTTCGTGCATTGATGATAGTAAAGGATTCATCTGTGAAGCTACACATCGAT GCAAAAGTGACTATTATGCCATTGATCCCAATCGGCACCTGGTCAACCACGTCATCCGCTCATTTGTCTGTGAATCAATGATGGCTTGTGCTAAGCATTGCTTGAGTGAGAACAACTGCTTATCTCTCAACTTCTACCAAGAAACCACATCCGGGTTATCTATGTGTGACTTGAACTCGGAGAATCACTTATCAAGACCAGACGACTTCGTCTACATGTATGATACCTTGTCTACGTATGCGGCTCCTTTGCTCTCCTAA